Proteins found in one Quercus robur chromosome 2, dhQueRobu3.1, whole genome shotgun sequence genomic segment:
- the LOC126713909 gene encoding 30S ribosomal protein 3, chloroplastic-like, with product MLAMAVQPNLNVSLKPLAFPSQKIKPLLEKASIFANPISKTISLSNLKLSSDCHTHTTKLVKPIWASATAEATVAEEHTASDDDFTSQSPPDKEKLGVVVKPMEKPRIVLKFIWMEKNIGIGLDQMIPGHGTIPLSPYYFWPRKDAWEELKVLLESKPWISQKHIIILLNQATDIINLWQQSGGNLA from the exons atgTTAGCAATGGCGGTTCAACCAAACCTGAATGTCTCTCTGAAGCCCTTAGCGTTCCCTTCCCAAAAGATTAAACCCTTATTAGAAAAAGCCTCAATCTTTGCAAACCCAATAAGTAAAACAATCTCACTCTCCAACTTAAAGCTCAGTAGCGACTGTCACACTCACACAACCAAATTGGTCAAACCAATTTGGGCCTCAGCCACTGCAGAAGCAACAGTTGCTGAAGAACACACTGCCTCAGATGATGATTTCACCTCCCAATCCCCTCCAGATAAagag AAGCTTGGGGTGGTTGTGAAGCCAATGGAGAAACCACGGATTGTATTGAAATTCATTTGGATGGAGAAGAACATTGGCATTGGGCTCGACCAGATGATACCTGGACATGGTACCATCCCACTCAGTCCCTACTACTTTTGGCCAAGGAAAGATGCTTGGGAGGAGCTCAAGGTTTTACTTGAAAGCAAGCCCTGGATATCTCAAAAGCACATCATTATTCTTCTCAATCAGGCTACTGATATCATCAATTTGTGGCAGCAGAGTGGTGGAAATCTGGCATAA